aggcctgatgatcgagtgaatcctcgtccacacacacaagtgtacggtttctccccactgtgaatgacgttttttccttccatgttcaaaatctcaTGATATTCAGCAATGATAAATTGAGGACCCTGTCAGAtgctgatgtgatgtttggtttgtgtttccagactttgaagcctccccttcgaacaccctgtgaaactgattgaaaacagaaaatagggagtgagagagaacccacaaaaacacaaaggcaggttgtgaaattgagctgaatgaatctggtcatttgtggggccggctctgggaaaaagtgaccatgaaaactgctggattgtcataaaaacccaactggcctctttgggaggagagagaaagaggtgaagagggattttgtacatCTACAAGAATATATTAAGAcagtagttggcaaagcaaattcaaTCTTGAGCTTCATAATTAGAAATATTGATCCCGAAACAGGGTAGCTCGGCTTCCAGTGAcaccgtgattagcactgctgcctcaccgtgattagcactgctgcctcaccgtgattagcactgctgcctcaccgtgattagcactgctgcctcacgtgattagcactgctgcctcaccgtgattagcactgctgcctcaccgtgattagcactgctgcctcaccgtgattagcactgctgcctcagtgattagcactgctgcctcagtgattagcactgctgcctcagtgattagcactgctgcctcagtgattagcactgctgcctcagtgattagcactgctgcctcagtgattagcactgctgcctcagtcatgattagcactgctgcctcagtgattagcactgctgcctcagtgattagcactgctgcctcagtgattagcactgctgcctcacagtgattagcactgctgcctcagtgattagcactgctgcctcagtgattagcactgctgcctcagtgattagcactgctgcctcagtgattagcactgctgcctcagtgattagcactgctgcctcagtgattagcactgctgcctcatgattagcaccgctgcctcagtgattagcaccgctgcctcacagtgattagcaccgctgcctcacagtgattagcaccgctgcctcacagtgattagcactgctgcctcacagtgctcgggacccgggtttaattccagccttgatgtctgtgtgtgtggagtttgcactttctccctgtgtctgcgtgggtttccaccaagtgctccagtttccccctgcagtccaaagacgggcaaattaggtagattggccttgataaattgccccttagtgttcagagatgtgcaggttaggtggggctataggatgtcacagtggttagcattgctgcctcacagctccagggtcccggattcaattccagtctcgggtgactgcttctgtgaagtttgcattttctccccgtgtctgcgtagatttcctcctggtgctctggtttcctcacacagtccaaggatgtacaggtcaggtggattggccatgataaattgccccacagGTTagttggagttactgggttacggggagaaggtggaggcatgggcttaaactgaagtagggtgttctttccaagggctagtgcaaactccttgggctgaatggcctcccgctgaactgtaaagtctatgattctgcactgtaggaattcttatgaatatttataaagctctggtcaccactcttcaggaaggatgtgatggttcttggagaaggtgcagaggggatttaccagaatggttcgagcaaaggaggttgagttgaaatttgattcaggtccacaagattatgccagatttccatcgggtggacaaagtaactgtttccattcactgatcgtacaagcagccgggacacagatttaaagttttgggtaaaacctagATTGAACGATAGAAGATgctgaggggccttgacagggtagatgtggagaggatgtttcctcttgtgggagaatctggaacaaggagtcactgttgcaaaataaggagtCGCCCATTTCAGATGGCGATGAGGCTTTtttattctcttgagggttgtaagaCTTGGGAACTCacgtccttaaaaggcagtgggagcagagtccttgaatatttttaaggcagagctggatagattcttgatgagcaagggggtgaaaggtcatcggggtaggtaggaatgtggagttgaggttagaatgagatcagccgcaatcttattgaatgctgagcaggctcgaggggccgagtggcctgttcctaGTTTGTATATAAAAGGAACAGGAGAAATGATGTGATATGagatatgtttttacacagcgagtggcaaTGACCTGATACTTGCTGCCTGTGAGCGAGTTTGAAAATCGACACAATTAAtgatttgatttcaaaaggaaattggacaaacacttgagggaaataaacctgtgaggatacagggatggagcaggagaatggcactgaatggattgctccagagagctagcatggactgaatgggccgaatgccattcTCTGTGTCATCATGTCTCTGACTCGTTTGTGTAATTtagttttgtaatttaaccccgggcgggttcagatatcactcaggtaaatctgtgctacactccctccgaggccattctatccttcctcaggtttgttgtccagaactgaacacagttctccaggtttggtctaaccagggtttgtgaatctcggggcttttccagtcacaccgatacctgaaatcttccctcacagacagaacagacaaaccttttaccttccacacccagatgctgctgatattcaggGTCGGATGAATAATGTGactgtcagatcgcgatgtgacgtttggtttgcgtTTCCTGTCTGTTcaacctccacttccagtatcctatacatttacagaaacctcactgtcagtttaggatagaaattcacaatatTCTCTCCTcaccaactttgattaaatgtattcttggaggtttgatcacatgacctgcccccatcctccagccattaatcggtcaacacatccatccttgtgacacactgccttcctcggccaattgggaagcaaaaggactcattacctCACAGGATagtgattgactgtcagccaaacaacctTCATCCCATTTACAATATTTTTGTATCCGCTGAAGAGGAGCAGCTTCGGGCCAGTCAGTATAAATAACTTACGTTGGGAATTCACGGCctagtcggcagggaggggggttagtgcCAATCCGGGGAGGAGCAGCTCTGGGACAGTCAGTATCAATAACTCACCCAGAGGATTCACGGCCGAGTCGGCAAGGAGGGGGTTGGTGCCAATCCGGGGAGGAGCAGCTCCGGGACAGtaagtatgggcagcacggtagcattgtggatagcacaattgcttcacagctccagggtcccaggctcgattgggccactgtctgtgcggagtctgcatctcctcaccgtgtgtgcgcgggtttcctcccacagtccaaagatgtgcaggttaggtagattggccatgctaaattgcccttagtgttgggtggggtgattgggttatgggatagggtggtggtgttgaccttgggtagggtgctctttccaagagccggtgcagactgaatgggccaaatggtctccttctgcactgtaaattctatgaataactgaccgcggggattcacggcctagtcggcagggtggggggttagtGCCGATCCGGGGAGGAGCAGCTCTGGGACAGTCAGTATCAATAACTCACACCAGGGATTCACGGCCTcgtcggcagggaggggggttggtgccaatCAGGGAGGAGCAGCTCCGGGACGGTCAGTATCAATAACTCAGcccggggattcacggcctagtcggCAGAGAGGGGGGTTGGTACCAATCCGGGGAGGAGCAGCTCCGGGACGGTCAGTATCAATAACTCAGCCctgggattcacggcctagtcggcagggaggggaggttggtgccaATCCGGGAAGGAGCGGCTCCGGGACGGTCAGTATCAATAACTCAGcccggggattcacggcctagtcggcagggaggggaggttggtgccaATCCGGAGAGTTGCAGCTCCGGGACGGTCAGTATCAATAACTCACCCcagggattcacggcctagtcggcagggaggggaggttggtgccaATCCGGGGAGGAGCAGCTCCGGGACGGTCAGTATCAATAACTCACCCCcgggacagtgagaggggagaatGTTCAATGTTTCACATTCGGCTCTTTGGATTCTAAACCCCGCcactgacctctcacctgacACCTCACAATGCCCGGGCAATGATTGTCGGCAGCACCGGACCAATAGGAGGAGGAGATGACCGTAGGACGGGTCCGGACtgcctggtcctccaaccaatcagcgtgaatgagggggcgggactgggctgagtgaagcatgcgcagtgagaTTTCTGGCACGCAGAAAAACGTTCGTTCTCGGATCCCCAATCCGTGAAGGTGGGAATGGCGGGACGGAGGGAGAGATGAATCAGGCGGGTCGTTAGACACACTTCGTGAACATGTTATTCACACCTAAAATCCGTAAAAATAACCTACCGGTGCCCGAGGATTTTTTGGAGGCCGCAGCTTTGTTACAGACCAGACTATGTGGGTGCCATCTTTATTTGGTACTTGCAGCGGTGCGCATGCGCACCCACCATCTTTATTGGGGCACGAGTAGCAGAGCGCATgctcagtcgccatcattgttgggggcaacatttttTGAAACGTTTTTTCATGACAGAATGTTCAGCAGACTGCTTCACTCTGAGTTACAAATTCCTATTTATAGGGCAGAATATATGTCCAGGGGCAGTGACAATAATTCGAATTTATATTATGACTTGAACAGAATATAACTTTTAAGACTTTCAGAGAAACGTTACAAaataattgacactgagccacatgaggagatattagctTTTAAGGAGAATCCTAATGGAGGAAATTGAGTCAGAGTCGGAGAGTTttcaggaggaaattccagaaattGTGGCCTTGGCAACTCAGTAATGCTGGagagattaaaatcaggaattctcaagtggctggaattaaatgagtgcagagatctcaacggggtgtgtgtggaggagattacagtgatctGGATGATCATTACCAGGGAGTACAACAATGAGAAATTTAAACATTTTGTGCCttttaaaaggaagcatttgtagaTCAGTGGGCACAGGGGCTGGTGTGAGTAAGCACATGGGTAGCAGAGTTTGGGATGTGATGGAGGGGGTTGTTTAATGTTGGAGTCCGGCTACGAGTGCGTTGGAATAATTTGGTTGAGAGGTAACAGAAGAATGGATAATGGTTTGTGCAGCAAATGAACAGAGACAAAGGTGGAGTTGAGCTGTATTTCTGAGGTGGAAATCAGCAATCTTGGTGACAATGTGGATCTGTGGTCAAGAGCTCATCTCGGGGTGAAATATTTCACCATGGTTGTGAACAGTCAGCTTCAGCCTCagacatttgacagggtggaattGGTGACAAGGGGATGGAGTTTGTAGAGGggacaggaagggaatgggttcaATCTTGTcaatatttaaatggaggaaaGTTCTCCTCATCCAGCACTGGATGTCGGACAAGATCGGACAGTGTGTGTCTTGGaaaagaacttgcaggtggtgatgttcacaTACATCTGCTGTCCTGCTCCATCCAGGTGGTGGAGGTTAAGCATTTAGGAGATTCTGTCAAATTGTGAATCAGTTGTCAATCAACGAAATGCCTCTCCAATGccacctgtcacccccccccccccccccccccactctgttctCACTCTCGCTCCGTCTCCCTCATCATTTTTGACTTTCTCtctctgggcgtgattctccacacCCGCgggaaatcgtgaggctggcgtcaaaaacgggcgggtttgacgccagcctccgcccccccgaccgggaaccgattctcgtccccggtcggggctagcatcccgcggccgtgaactccggcatcgcgggcttaatgaatttcgttaagcccgctagccagagttagcgacggctgacgcgtcagataacgtcagccgcacatgcgcggattggacgactccaacccgcgtatgcacggatgacgtcatcacgcatttgcgtgaaacccgtgcatgcgcgggccggtatgctcctcagccgccccgcgaatggatacagcggggcggcggaaggataaagagtgcgcgggtaagtacccgctgcccgtgaccggtgcccaccgatcgcgggcccatggcatccttggcacggccgtggtactgccgtgccaatcggtgccatggttccccagatcgggactttacggacgtttttacgaacggtcagaccaggtgtgattgacgttcataaaaacggtcgtaaaggccttggaaatcggcccatcggccagctgagaatcgctgctcgccgtaaaaaaacggtgggcagcgatttgtgtcgggaggcgggcgtggggggggagaatagcgggagggcatcggaccagcgtggccgtaataatttacgccgcccgctattctccgccccgtcgtgagtgcggagaattccgccctctgtttCTCGCAAAACATTCTCTCGACTAGAGGGTTGTGGATGatacatcattgaatatattgaaggctcAGATAgtgagatttttggtctctcaggcaGTCAAAGGACATAGAGAGCTaacgggaaagtggaattgaagacTGAGATCAACCACAATCgtgttcaatggcagagcaggttcgacaggccgaatggtctacctctgctcctttatcttatgTTCTTGCACAGACCCAAGTGTTGTGTGGGCTCAGTCCACGtggcaggttcccttccctgaaggacattaacaaCCTAGTTCACTTTTCACAAAAGATTCAACAATTTTCATGGTCAatttttcccagtgccggccccacaagtTACCAGATGCGTTCAGTTCAGTTTCACAACCTGCTATGGTGTTTTTGTAGgatctctctcactgtcttttttctgttttaaatctatttcagagttagaaggggaggatttgcagtcagGAAACTCAGATCAAACATCATATCAGCATCAGACAACGTCACCGAATTCATCGTAACCTGACTATCGGTGAATTTTgaccatggaaggaaaaagctcCGTACACAGTAAGGAGAAACCCTGGGAATGTGAGGAGGGATTCAGATCCACATCTCAACTAGAAATTCATCATTCCAGACAGTCTGTGGAGAGGTCACTCACTTGctctgattgtgggaagggattctctcgatcatccagcctgctgcaacaccagcgagtgcacaccggggagaaaccattcaactgctccgtgtgtgggaagggattcgctcagtcgtccaacctgctgagacaccaacgcgttcacactgggaagagaccattcatctgccgggagtgtgggaaaggattcgctCGGTCATCTGATTTAATGacgcaccagcaagttcacacggatgagagaccatttaaatgtccagactgtgggaagtgctttaaATGTTCCCGGGACCTGATactccatcaacgtgttcacaccaaCGAGCGACCGTTCAGGTGCtgtcactgtgggactgggttcaagcAGTCATCTCAACTCAGTGAACACCAGCGCactcacagtggggagaggccgttcacctgctccgtgtgtggcagTGGGTTCAGTCGGTCATcaaacctgcggacacaccagcgagttcacactggagagagaccttacacttgctctgagtgtggaaagggattcactcagttatccactcTGCTGAATCACCAGAGTGTTCACAGTGAGAAGAAACCATTTAAATGCcaagactgtgggaagtgctacaAAAGTTCCCGGGAACTGCTccaccatcaacgtgttcacactgatgagaaaccttttaaatgcccagactgtgAAAAGTGCTTTAAAAGTTCCGGGGAACTTATGCgccatcaacgtattcacactgatGACAAACCGTTCAGATGCTCTTCCTGCGGGACTGGTTTCAAGacatcatctgacctcactgtacaccagcgaactcacactggggagagaccgttcacctgctcccagtgtgggaagacattcactcagtcatccagcctgctgacacatcagcgagttcacacaagGGAGAGGCCTTACAcctgccccaagtgtgggaagggattcacacagtcatccaatctgataagacaccagcgaattcacaagtAATTACAGTGAGTGGACAATCTGATCAGatacctctgctgcttccctcccttccacttgCTCCACCAGGCCAAACTGTCACTAAAAATCCCCCTCGTCTGAGTGTGAACTCATATCTATCTCCAGGTTCTCTCCTATCTCCTGTCATGTCCTGTTCAATCTCGTCTTGATTACAAGACCTGCCTTCTGCTCCCTTGACCCTATTCTCATTAAACCACTGACCATCCAACTTCCCCACATTAATTGATATCGTAACAGTTCTCTCCCTCTTCTAGCTTTGCCCCTCTCACTTTTAAATACATTACCTTCACCTTTCCTGAGAAAACAACCTTTGACCCCTGACTTCCTTGCAAAGTACCACCCCATCTCTAAACTCCCTTTCTTTTCCAATATGGTGTCCCCCCAAGGATGTATCCTtggcccctcctatttctcatcaacATGATGGcactagaatccatagaatccctacagtgcagaaggaggccattcggcccctcaggaTTGCACTATATGCCTGAAAGAGCACGCTAGGTAGGCCCAtaacctcaccctatccccataacaccacctaacctgcacatcttcggactctgGCAGCAGTTGGAGGAAATCCTCACATTTAAAGTTTCTGGGCAATATTCCCAGAAACTGTTTTCATTCAACGGATAAGGCTCATAAAAAAGATGTATTTCAATCGAATTAAATAATATTATAATTactttaacccaatcacagccagaaagggGACAGACATTGGTGATAGCCATAACCTTAAAAAGTACTGCCGATTTTCAACAATTCATTCCAGAATCACCTTACTTAATTTCTGAAGCTACTTTCTGCACTTTCGCTTTGAACCgccattttgtttatttt
The sequence above is drawn from the Scyliorhinus canicula unplaced genomic scaffold, sScyCan1.1, whole genome shotgun sequence genome and encodes:
- the LOC119960648 gene encoding zinc finger protein 239-like, which encodes MEGKSSVHSKEKPWECEEGFRSTSQLEIHHSRQSVERSLTCSDCGKGFSRSSSLLQHQRVHTGEKPFNCSVCGKGFAQSSNLLRHQRVHTGKRPFICRECGKGFARSSDLMTHQQVHTDERPFKCPDCGKCFKCSRDLILHQRVHTNERPFRCCHCGTGFKQSSQLSEHQRTHSGERPFTCSVCGSGFSRSSNLRTHQRVHTGERPYTCSECGKGFTQLSTLLNHQSVHSEKKPFKCQDCGKCYKSSRELLHHQRVHTDEKPFKCPDCEKCFKSSGELMRHQRIHTDDKPFRCSSCGTGFKTSSDLTVHQRTHTGERPFTCSQCGKTFTQSSSLLTHQRVHTRERPYTCPKCGKGFTQSSNLIRHQRIHK